The proteins below are encoded in one region of Helianthus annuus cultivar XRQ/B chromosome 2, HanXRQr2.0-SUNRISE, whole genome shotgun sequence:
- the LOC110891719 gene encoding uncharacterized protein LOC110891719 → MDSSTSSSPIANFYFLADNGDSTDEDVEHEAVTSACELATQYMKHYSWPQREILPRECIERDRHAANDRLIKDYFDEAPTYPNPEVFSCRFRMSKRLFLRIAEDLVNNFDYFKQKPNARGTLGFTGIQKCTLALRVLAYGNTTDINDEYLKMVKKTTRDTLEHFCQGTLLYQSITCIQISFS, encoded by the coding sequence atggaTTCCTCCACCTCATCGTCGCCCATTGCAAATTTCTATTTTTTAGCGGATAATGGTGACTCGACCGATGAGGATGTCGAGCACGAAGCGGTTACGAGTGCGTGCGAACTCGCCACTCAGTATATGAAGCATTATAGCTGGCCTCAACGTGAAATTTTACCAAGAGAATGTATTGAACGAGACCGACATGCGGCAAATGATCGGTTGATAAAAGATTACTTCGATGAAGCGCCTACTTACCCAAACCCCGAAGTTTTTAGTTGTCGTTTCCGGATGAGTAAACGTTTATTTTTACGCATCGCTGAAGACTTGGTAAACAACTttgattattttaaacaaaaaccaAATGCAAGGGGGACACTTGGATTCACTGGTATTCAAAAATGTACTTTAGCTCTACGAGTCCTTGCGTATGGAAACACGACAGACATCAACGATGAGTATTTAAAAATGGTCAAGAAAACAACGCGAGATACGTTGGAGCATTTTTGTCAAGGAACATTACTATACCAAAGCATTACATGCATTCAAATTTCTTTTAGTTAG